The region GAGGGCCATCACGATCATCTGGTCTCGCGGCGTCCGAAGGGGGCGAGGATGCTTGCTGGGCGCCGGTGGACGTCAGGGCCCCGATTGCGGTACAACAAGCCTGGTCCGGATTCGAAGCGACCAGGTTGCCAGAGAGAGCCAGGAGAAAGTCCGTGTCGGCACGTCTCGCATTTGCGGTCGGCCAGGAGCTGCCTTCAGCGGAGCTGACGTGGTTCAGCCCCTTGCGCGGCCTCGGCTTCGCGGCGCTGGAACTCACGCTCACGCCTGCGACAGCGTGGCCCTCTGCCGAGGCGCTGGCCGGTTGTGGCGTGATTGCTCAGGGCTACACGCCCGGCTTGACCGATGGCCAGGGGGTCGCCGCCGCGTTCAACGAGGTCAACCCCTATCTGGATGCGCTGCGTGAGCTGGGGTGCCAGCTGCTGGTGGTGGGAGAGCCGACCACGAGGGGGCGCGGACAGGTGGCCGGACGCGTGCATGACACCGGGGCGCGCGGCCTGCTGGAGGCGGAATGGCGCAATCTGGCCGATGCGCTCAACGAGCTCGGGGCGCGCTGTGAGGAGCGAGGCTATCGTCTGGCGTTTCAGCCCGGTGCCGGCACCCACGTGGAGACGGCCACGGAATTGAAGCGGTTGATGAACCTGACTGACCCGGCCCTGGTCGGACTCGCCCTGGATACCGGGCACTGGGTGGTTGGCGGGGGACATCCGCGAGAGGCCATCGAAACCTATCGCTGGCGCCTGAACCTGGTGCGCCTGCGGGACGTCTCGGTGGAGGTCCTCGACACGGTCGTTCGCCACGGCCTCGACTGGCAGGAGGCCCAGCGTCGTCGCGTCTTCTGCCGCCCGGGAACCGGGCAGGCGCCCCTGGCGGACACGCTCGCCGCCTTGCGGGAAATCGGCTATGAGGGGTGGCTCAGCCTGGCCTCGGATGGGCTGACAGGGCCTGAAGAAGCGCCGGAGTTTTGCAGACAGGCCCTGGCAGGGCTGCTGTGATGCCTGGCGGTCGGGCATGAGGTGGGGTGTGCGTGAGGCGTGGCGCTTCCTGGAAGGGGGGGCGACGTCGCGACTGGGGCGGTTCGGGCTGGCATCGTTGCTATCGCTGACGGCCGTTCCCGCACTGGCCGACGAGGCGGCGGACCAGGCCCTGATCAGCGCGATTTATGCGGGCAACATGCGGGCCATGC is a window of Candidatus Sericytochromatia bacterium DNA encoding:
- a CDS encoding sugar phosphate isomerase/epimerase — its product is MSARLAFAVGQELPSAELTWFSPLRGLGFAALELTLTPATAWPSAEALAGCGVIAQGYTPGLTDGQGVAAAFNEVNPYLDALRELGCQLLVVGEPTTRGRGQVAGRVHDTGARGLLEAEWRNLADALNELGARCEERGYRLAFQPGAGTHVETATELKRLMNLTDPALVGLALDTGHWVVGGGHPREAIETYRWRLNLVRLRDVSVEVLDTVVRHGLDWQEAQRRRVFCRPGTGQAPLADTLAALREIGYEGWLSLASDGLTGPEEAPEFCRQALAGLL